Genomic window (Aricia agestis chromosome 15, ilAriAges1.1, whole genome shotgun sequence):
tacataagagttttgatcgtcagctactccagtatgggtggaataaaaattgagagtatctcaaagttgttgttgggaatcgtattgaattgacattaaaaagatcccaattcgcacccaataaagcttcatatctagattatacacgttCAGGTTCGGTAggtgttattttagttttagtatataacaacagatggcgcttttaaagtaaaatgtatataattcttcttcacaaatattgactatcgaattaattacttgAAATTGCTATGTGGGACAATTTAATggttaattcaaacgaaaatcgccgtcagctgaatatttgcaggtggaaatgtcgtctacgcgacgccctatgatacattgagcgcgaaatagggctatattggttataacttatatcgctggctgacgggctttccacccgcatattaacgactgacggtggtctttattattaaaaaggtatcaacattcacctgtataaattttgtacggtatgaaatgactttatattttaacttttttaacatagttcagtaacgcgactgacgttgaatcccccgtctgcgatacggctgacggtgcatttttggttaagcatgacctcaataatcatccataaaattttcattcggtataaaatcacttttcgcaattattttttttacaactttgaaatactctcagttaacattccaccacgggtgcggcgactgactCTGATTAtgttgattgataaatattaagctaccgctggacaaaaatttggtcggtatgaaatgacttagcaaacgatagcactacctcccctactagaaggacgatgtttgatttttggggttagtcgccctcttaaagtgTTAGAAgtaatgttattaaatattaagtattgcTTTGAACATGAGCTAAgcagtattttttatactaatgtGTTAATATTgttactagttttttttttttttaactcttctTATGACTTCCATAAACTTTAATGTCCATTATCTGATTGAGATCAAGCACCATTATTTATAATCACagttgtatagtctgtcaagaaagtaaaaaaattaaaaagtggcaacatcgtagtgtcatccctttcaaatcaatctaaggccgtgttcgtcggcgtatttttggacaaaccttctattgcgcatgtccaaaacatgtcatggcaacgccataataagttgctggtcaagtcgtaaacaacgtacctattaattgtttatacatgacattaaaataataaaagctaaacataaatacataagcctaaattgaataaaataatttattaacactatgatagtgtttgattattttattatggaaTATATTGGCCCGGGAGCCAGGTAAATTTTTGGTCAATGATTTCCTCCCGGGCGAAACTTTGTACAATCCATAAGAGACTTATACTATGAATACTAGCGACCGTCAGCTGCGACTCCGTGGGTAGGGTGGGCACGGGGCAGTGGCAgccatgaagaaaaaaaattttcagtcATTTCCACTCATTTGAAAATGTATCAGAGTATAGTTTatgtagtattttgaaagaaaaacatagTCAGCTGACCATAACATGGAGGATTATACGTCAGCTCCttgaatatgaaaaaaaaattatattttcaatgaTTTCCTCTCAGCTAAAAATTTACCTGGTGATCGTTTATATGCTACTATGAATGAAAATTAATGTCAGCTTGCTGTATCTCAGTGGAAAGTTTGTCAGCTGGTACCTTGAAAGGTGTAAGGCAACAACATCTATACCTACTAAAACTTATCAGCTGACGACTTTTTCACTGACTTACAGCtagctgatttttttatttgtttactagGGTATTTTAACAATACTCTGACAAATTCTCAAATGAGAGGACATgactgaaaaaaatgtttttctttatttttgggAGGCTGCCACTGTCCACCCCACTAACGGAGTCGCAGCTGATGGTCGCTAGTATTCATAGTATAAGTCCCTTATTCATTTTATGAAGTTTCGTTTGGGAGGGACTTGGTCATGAAAATCTGTCACTGACCCCAGGTCtataatggatatggatcacttggaaaattTAGTGGAGGAAATTATCGacgatgtaataatattatttaaatgggttaaatgtcaagacgtaaacagttgtcgttgccatggcatgacatgatttggacatgcacAATATCTATGTTTTGCAGCTAATGCACAAAAAATTatgccgacgaacacggcctaagaaaaaagggatgacactatgatgttgccacttttttatttcttcactttcttgacagaccataaattataattaatctcTCTCTGATCCTTGTTAGTTATCTCCTTCTCCATTCCTTATGTCCTCATACTTTGCTTTCAACATAATTGTTTCTTCTTCCAACTCTTTAATTCTCATTTTCTGCTCCTCTAGCATGGAATTTTTTGTGGCGATTTCATTTTTCAAGTCCTCATTTTCTTTGTGTAGGTCCATTCCATCTTGAATTGTGTTTGCCAGTACAGCAGTCTTGGCTTGTTTCACCGTCTCATCCGCTTTCTTAATGATCGCGTCAGCCTTCAACTGAAGCTCATACTGAATGATAATCATAGTGACCAGCCTCTTTATCACAAAAGCTAAGAATATTGCAAAGCCAGTGATGTAAAAGTTTCTTTGGGCTCTAAACAGCTTAACATTGCCCTTCATTTCGCTCGCCAGATGAACATGATCAGATGAGTGCGAGtactttttcatttctctaaCAGCATCTAGGAGGAACAAGGCCAATACTCCCAACAGGACATAGAAGTACACAGCTGCATGTTCTCTGAACATAGAAAACAAACGGGAACGGAAGAAGTTATACCATCGCCGAGGGCTAAATATCGGCAGTATCATAATTATGACGATAGCAATCTCGAAATATAAATAGCCGGCTATAAAAGTCCATTGTATAGACATGATGTTTATTTAGATCTCAACTTGTAcagaattattaatttatgaaaagCAACCTGGGATCACGCTACACGCAATAATGATTATAAATAAACCATTCCAGTGCACTGTACAGTTGTAAATCAAGTTTGATTTTACACAATTTTTGTTCAGTTCACATTACACAATAATGTATAATAACACAGCACTGTACAAATTATTGCTGCCCTACTAACCATGCCACCATTACAATGATTACACGTGTCgcaaataaaatagtaaaagtaTCGTTGATTCGTTAATTCTGGACTATTTATTAACAAACTTTAGATTTATGATTTATCAGCGGTCATCCAAAAAAGGGAAAACAAGTTTTTCTTCTCCTTCATAgattttttgacataatatgtcattacactctatagtctataatcTTTGATTTTACATAGAGCATAATATCTATCGTCATTCCTCACGGCTCGCGCGTCGTTGCGacaaaacgtagtgattatattctctttggttgcgacttgcgaagttgcgagttgcgactagCGAGTACTTGCGACTTGCGGGCTGCGGCCTCCACATTAGAGGTCTAGGAGGGTATCTAGGTCTTTGGTCTGCGGATGCGGGCAGCGGGTCCTCTAAATTCTGGGTGCAAATCTTCCTATGTATGAGCTaagactttttagggttccgtagccaaatggcaaaaaacggaaaatATAGactcgtcatgtctgtctgtccgttcgtaTGTCACAGGCTCACAGCCACTTtactccgaaactataagagctatattattgaaacttggtaagtagatgtagtctgtgaaccgcattaagattttgatataaaaaaaggaaaaattataaaaaaatttaggggtccccatgataggtacaactgaaatatatattttttccaaaaattttcATCTAACTTATGCGTGTGggcttagataaatgattggtatcgcgcgcgcgctcgactagataccgcgctgtatagaaaatTCAGATTTCTgaatgcggcacctcaatattgtaggctgtgtaaaacaatgcacaaatattgttgtgtgcgtagataatcgggttgccagatacgtgactggtacccaatcaatggggaaaaattagttgctgtggtcttgtaatttattattattgtatagtaagtgctgatttttcaatcaccagataaactttaccattggaataaagtccattcgaaaagaatgcgataaaataacaacgttgtttaggtcaacgaaatataatgggtacaatattgatgagaaaacaatacaaaaacaatggtaggaagtttaacgaaagttaagaacgagtcataaaaaagcaaatgttaaatttgtgtTCTCATTtattactgtattgtgtacataaaatataaactgtatttaagatttttattataatatgatactcataattcatatttattaatacacattcatgatccaggaactttgaaaactttttgttccgttggcggaattcgaaccagctaccatatctagagattttaatgcgctcatccactcagccactatgtatatatgttacgctcaaagaccgaaaacgctcagtgagcg
Coding sequences:
- the LOC121734307 gene encoding B-cell receptor-associated protein 31-like — encoded protein: MSIQWTFIAGYLYFEIAIVIIMILPIFSPRRWYNFFRSRLFSMFREHAAVYFYVLLGVLALFLLDAVREMKKYSHSSDHVHLASEMKGNVKLFRAQRNFYITGFAIFLAFVIKRLVTMIIIQYELQLKADAIIKKADETVKQAKTAVLANTIQDGMDLHKENEDLKNEIATKNSMLEEQKMRIKELEEETIMLKAKYEDIRNGEGDN